ATTTTTTGTAAACAATAAAACTAGAGTCTCTAGTATCACCGTTTAAAGCACCTTCCTTAAGAATTAAAAAAACATCACCCTTTACAACTCCATTTACTTGACCAAGATTAATAAGAGCATCGTCATTTTTAATTTGAAGGATCTTGCCTTTTTTAGGCAAATAATCATGAAAATCTTTAGAAAGGGAATTTAAAGCATTGCTTAAATAATTAACACCCCCCACATTATAAGAAAAAGAACCAACCTTAATCCCTGTTTTCCCTGAAAAAATATTTACTACCAAAGTAGCTGAATTTTTCAAAATGTCTGCATTAAAATCAAAAATTAAAAACAAATCCAAATTATTATTTCTAGAATAAGAAAATCCTTCGGAAAAATTATTAATCATATAATCTCTATTTTTATTGTAATCAAAATTATAGTTAACTATTTCTATATTCAAATTGCGCTCAAGCACCCTTTCAGCATATCTTAATATCAAATCGTTTGCCCCAAAAACCTTATTCTCACTTTTAGTAAAAATAGCTATTCTATAAACCATTCTGTCATCATAAAGTTTATTAAAATCAGAAATACTTTTATATCCGTATTTATAAAATAAAGATTTTCTAACATCAAAAGACACAACATCATAAAAATCCAAAATTCTAGAATCAGTAGAACCTCTCTGTTTTGCCAAATAAAAAAGCTGCTCATAAGCCATAATATCTAAATTCATAAGCTTATATATTTTTGAAAGCAAAAACCTAGCACTATCATTGTCAGGCCAAATGTCAACAGCATTTTTTGCATGAAACAGTGCTTTGTTTAAATTTAAAGATTTAAAAGCTTTAAGTCCTTCATTTTCATAATGCTTAGAAATTTTAACATTGGAATCATTCTTCAAAAAATTTCTAAAATTAGATGCAAAAAAACTTTCCTCAAGAGCAATATTATAAAATTCTAAATCTTTTTTGAGATTTTTAGCTCGCTCTAAATTTAAAATAGCATTTTCAACATTCCCAAATTTTAAGTAAGAATACCCCAATAAATAATAAAGTTCATCAGAATCTTTATTGACCAAAATAGCTTTCTGTAATGCTTCAATTGCGTCCTCATATTTAAATTCATGCAAATAAACAAGCGCTAGCAATCGGTACGCATCAACAACTCCAAAATCTTTATAAGAACTTTCAATTAAAGCCAAATAATTTAAAGCATACTTTTCAGCAAGACCTAAATTATTAACACTAATATAAAATTCAGCTACTCTTTTATGAAAATCTGGAAAAGATAAAAAATTTACCCTAACTTTATTTATCAAATGCCTAATCTTGTCATGCATTCCCAACCTTTGATAAATATCAATAAGATGTTCAAACGCACTATAATTATTTTGACTATAATCAAGAATAGACAAATAATAATTAGCAGCAGCGATGAATAATCCATTTTTTTCAAAAATTGAAGCAAGTCCAACCAAAGCATCAATATTATTTTTCTGTTTAACTAAAACCTCAGAATAGATTTTTTTTGCTTGATCAATTTTATTATTTTTAAGCAATATATTTGCATAAAGAATTTTATACTCAATGTCTTCATTAGACATTTTATAGGCTTTCTCTATGAAAAATTGTGCTTGAGTATATATCTTAAGAAAATAATAAATTGATGCAATAAATTTATAAGCTTCATAATAATTAGGATTAATTTTTATAGCCTCAACAAGCTCATCAATAGCATCATAATACCTTTTAGATAAATAATATTCATGAGCCTTTTGATAATACCCCAATGCTGTATTATCACTACTAGCTAACAGAGCACTAAAATTAAAAAAAAATAACATTTTAAAAAGGAATAACATTAAAAATCGATTAAAATTCATAAACCTTCCTTATTGGAAATCTTTATTACCTTAATATTTCTTTGATGCATATTTTTAATCGAAAAAACTAAATTGCCATATTCTACCTTTTCATTTTTCAAAGGAATCCTCCCAAAAAGATCATAAACAAAACCACCAAGAGTATCAAAATCTCCATTTGGCAAATTTAAATTAAGCTTTTCATTTAAATCCTCTATTAAAATTCTCGCATCACAAAGATAAGACCCATCATCAAGAAAAACTATTTCATCAAGCTCATTGTCAAATTCATCCTGAATATCACCCACTATCTCTTCAAGAATATCTTCAAGAGTTACAAGGCCTGAAACCCCACCATACTCATCAACTACAATTGCAATATGAACATGATTTTCTTGAAATTCTTTTAAAAGAGAATCCGTTTTTTTGCTTTCAGGAACAAACATAACCTTACGCATAATATCTTTTAAATCTATTTCGTAGAAATCCTTTTTGCACATATGCAATAGTATGTCTCTTGTATGAATTATCCCAACAATATTATCAATAGTGCCATGATACACAGGAAATCTTGAATGACTACTAGATGTTACAACCTTTAAAAGCTCATCCTTGCTCTTAGCATAATCAACAAATATGACTCCTATTCTAGGAACCATTATCTCTTTTACAATAGTCTCTTTAAGAGCATTGAAATTTTTTATCAAAGAAGTTTCAATATTCGATTTATCTTCAATATCATTTTTTGGGCTTCCTTTTTTCTTTTTTTTATTTTTAAAATTAAAAAATCCCAACATCTAAAATACCCTTTTATTTTTTCTTAAGATATTTTCTTGAAGAATCAACATACCTTCCTTTTGAAAATCATTAGTTTCATGCTTATATCCCATTAAATGCAAAATCCCATGAATAGTGACACGCTGAAGCTCCTCGTAAATTTCAACATTAAACTCTTGAGAACTAAATTTTAAATATTCAAAAGATATTATGAGATCTCCTTGTATTTTATAATTTATGCTATCAACTAAATCTTCGTTAAGTTCATTATAATTAAAAGAAAGAACATCGGTCGGCTCATCCTTGTTTCTGAACTTATTGTTCAATTTTTGTATATAAACATTATCACAAAGAATAACTGAAAGTTCAAAATCACTAATAGAAAGAGTATTTAAAACGGATAAAATAAAATCATAAAAAACACTAAGATGTTCAAATTTAATATTTTCTACCAATAAATTTAAATCAGATTTGGACAAATTAACTATACCCTAGAATAATCCATATATAAACTTACATATAATTTAATTGCTATAGTAATTAAATTATTTTATTTTGCAAACTAAAACCCAAAAAAATCCTTAATTATATTTTCAAAAGCATCTTCTTGTAAAAAGCCAACAGAAACCTTTGGTTTGCCATCAACAGGAATAAAAAGAATAGTTGGAAGACTTTGCACTTTAAGAACAGAAGCAATATCTTGTTCTTTATCTGTATCTACTTTGTAAAAATCAATACTATTCTCGTACTTTTTAGAAAGTTTTTCAAAAACCGGAGAAAGCATTCTACATGGACCACACCAATCAGCATAAAAATCAATAATTGCAGACCGCTCGCCCTTAAAACTCCATTCTTTATCATTCTCATAATCAAAAACTTTAGCAATAAAATCTTCTTTGGTTAAAGAAATAGCCATATATTATACATGCCCCCCTATCGACTTAAAATTATATCACAAATACAATATTAATAATAAGGAATTATAAGAAATGAATCTAATGTTAATAACTTTTGATGAATTTAAAAAAGGAATTTCACTAAATGACGCTAGGACAGAACATCTTATTAAAATCTTAAAATTAAAAGATAACGACAAATTTAAATTTGGAATTATTGGAGAAAAAAACATTTACCATTGCATTTACAAAAAAGACAAAAAACTATTTTTCAAGAAAATTTCTAAAATAGGAGAATCTAATAAACTTAAAAAATTAAATGTACTAATTGGAATGATAAGGCCAATTGTTGCTAAAAGAATAATAAAAGAACTTGCTAGTATTGGGATATGCGAAATAATTTTTTTTAACGCTGAGCTTACTGAAAAATCATATTTAAATTCTAAAATCTTTAAAAACAATGATTACGAAAAGTATTTAATAGCCGGAGCAATGCAAGGAGGGGTAACTTACCTGCCTAAAATAAAAATTATTAAAAATTTGAAAGATAGCCTTAAATATATTAAACAAAAAAATTTTGAAATAAAAATATTGCTTGAAAAAGATAGCAAAAAAAATTTAATGGATATAAAACAAGCAGATAATTTAACTATTATTGTGGGACCTGAGAGGGGATTTACAGAAAAAGAAAAACAATTAATAACACAAAATAATTTCTCCTCTTACAGTATATCCTCAAACATTCTAAGAACAGAAACAGCCATAATTGCTGGATCTATTATTGCTGCAGCTAAACTAATTAATATGTAATATGATTTTATGTTAGAAATTTTTTTATTATTTTAAGCCAATTCGTTTAAACAAAATTAATTTATAACTGTTTGATTGATAAGCTTATCATAAATATAAAGCTCAATCTTAGAGCCTTTGTAAACCTCATAAGGCAATTTAATCAATCCTCCCATCGACTTGAAGGAATAAATCAAAGAATTTTCACCATCCAAACCTTTTAGCCTAACAGATATATCAACATAAGATGGATGTTGCCTTAATTTATAAGTCAAAATTCCAAAAGCAATTTTATTGTCAACCTTGGGTCTTGCAATAGTAATTAAAATTCTATTTGATTCATTTATTTTAGTTCCAGGCAGAATAGACTGAGAAACAACATTCCCAAAATCACTCGTATTTACCAAATCAATGTCAAAGTTAATATTATCATTCAAAAGAGAAACAACAACATCTTTATAATAAATTCCAACATAATTTTTCGCATATTTGTCCAAACGGTCTTTGCCCTTGCTAATTAAAAATTGAAGATCTGTTAAACTTGATATTTGACTACCTGGCGATGGATTTTGACGAATTATTATACCCTTCGGTAATTCGCTCTCAACCTCAAGAGGTTTAACAATATGGTAAAGCAATTTAGAATTATCAAAAGAATTTGCCTTTAAATTAATAATAACATCGTCAATGTTTTTGCCAATAAAACTATCAACGCTGTTTATTACAGCCCCTTTGCTAATGAAAATTATGACCTTATTATTATGCCTTAAAACAGTTCCTGGCTTTGGGCCCTGTTCTATCACTTTCCCTTTGTCAAGAGCACTTGAAGAAAATTTAAATTCAATGTGTGGAATTAAATCTTTTCTCTGCAATTCAAGAATAGCATCTTCAATACTAAGAGAATAAAGATTCGGAACAACTGCAATCTCCTTATTTTCCAAAACCATAAAGAAAACTGCAAAAGCAACAATTAAAGATCCAAAAATAACTAAAAGCAAACCCTTGATTGTAGTTTTAGGCAAAATTAATATTTCATCATTACAATTTTTGTCACTCTGAGTCAGATCTAATTTATCTTTAAACAATTCCTCTCCATTAGAAAATTTATTCTCTAGATTGTTATTATTATTAAAACTAATATACTCCCCCTATTGAAGAAAACACTTGGCCTATTAGATGTCTACTTCCATTATAAAAAGATTTAAAATCTAAAACCTTTCTCCCAGGTCTTTGAACTTCTAATAACAAAAGAATACCTTCCCCGGCATTTACAAATAATCCTCTTTCGGGATCAAAATCAATAATTTCTCCCACTTTTTTCTTTTTATATAAATCTATTTCCAAAGAATCAGCACGATGAAAAATAATCTCACCAAAATCAAGCTTAGCTCTTACAAGTGGCCAAGGATTGCATGCATTAATTCTATTTTTAATCTCAAATGCACTTAAATTAAAATCTATAAATCCCAATTCTTTTTTTAAAAAAGAACAAAAAGTAACGTCACTTGATTTTTGAGGAATTCCTGAAAAACCTTTGCTAATTTTTTCTAAAGCTTCTAAGACAAGGCTTGGGCTAAGGCTCGAAACAAGCTTTGAAATATCATAACTTGTATCATAAGATCTTATCTTAAAACTTTTTTGCACTAAAATATTGCCGCTATCCATTTCTAAAGCCATACTCTGAATAGTAATACCGCTAACGCAATCACCATTTAAAATTGCAGATTGAATCGGAGAAACACCCCTATATTTGGGCAAAAGAGAAGGATGAACATTAATACATCCCTTTGGAAAAATATCTAAAAATTCTTTTTTAAAGATCTTGCCATAAGAAAAAACTAGCATTAAATCTGGATTCAAGCCTCTAATTAAATTTAATGTATTGTCATCAAGAATTAAGGGATCAAAAACTTTAATACCCCTAGCAACGGCCTCCATCTTTATTGCATTTTGGCTTAATTTTTGTCCTCTGCCTTTAGGTTTATCGGGCAATGTTAAAACTCCCACAACTTCATAATGCCTTACAATCTCTTTAAAAACTTCTAAAGCAATAGAAGAAGAGCTCACAAAAAATATTTTCATTTTCCCTTAAAACCTCTTTCTCTCATATAAGGCTTTAATAATTTATTTCTTAGCCTTTCTTCGTAATAATCAATAAAAAGAACTCCATTTAAATGGTCCATTTCATGCTGAATAATTCTTGCCAAAAAATCAGAATTTTCTATAGTAAGAGATTTTCCATTCTCATCATAAAAATTTATCATAATAGCCTTGGGCCTCATTAAATCATAATAAACTCCGGGTATACTCAAGCACCCTTCTTTGTAAGAATTAAGTTCATAAGAAGTCTCTGTAATTAAAGGATTGATAAAAACCAAAGGTTTTACCATTTTATTCTCTCTAACTACAAAAAGTGAAAGATCAAGACCTACCTGAGGAGCAGCAAGCCCAACTCCACCGCTAATATCCATCAATTCTATCATCTTTTTAGCATAATCTCTAATCTTATTATCAATATTATCAATTTGTTTTGTCTTAACACGAAGCAAATCATTAGGATAAAATACCATTTCCATAAAAGCTCAACCCCCCTTTAAAACTAAAAAAGAAACTTATTTTATTTTTCCAAAAAGCTTCCACTCCTCATTTCCCAATAATGAAAAATAAATATTGCCAATTCTGGATTTAGGAATAGCATAAAGCTTATTTTCATCAATATCTTTAAAAACTAAAAATTCTTTAAGATCTGTATCAAAAAGAACAAGCTTTCTGTCTTTGCCGTCAAACTTTAGTCGCCAATCACCTTTTAATGTTTTATAAAAAAAGGTCTTCCCATCAACAGTATTAATTTCATAATTTTTTTGTTTTTTTAAAACACTTGTTGATTTTATAGCCCCCATAACATAGCTTAAAAAATCCTTATCGAATTGAATACTGCTTAAAACAGGCCCCACATAAGCTGCCTTTATTTGCTCATTATTAGGATCAATAAAAAAAATAGTTGGGCTTTTTTGTAGATTAATTTTATTAAAAATTTCATTATTTTTATCAATAACTAAAAAAACATTTTTTTTAGTTATTGTGCGAACAACTTCATCACTTCTAAAAGAATTTAAAAAATCTTTTATTAAATTCTCTTTAATATCTCTGCCAACTAAAATTAAAACATTTTTACCCAATTTTTGAGCTTTTTTAATTGCAATTTCATAAGAACTCTCAAAAACAATATCTTCTGATAAAGAAAACAAGCTTGAAAATCCTTGATTTAAAATCATTGAAAATGCAATTATAAATCTCATATTTTACTTGTTAACTTTGCTAAAAATTCTAACTCCCCTTCACCATCAAAATGCTCTTTTAAAGTTGAAAATACAGATTCATGATAATTATTAATATAATTCAACTCATCTTCTGAAAGCATTTCTTTTACTATTAATTCTTTTTCAAAAGGAACAAGAGTTAAATTCTCAAACTCCAAAAAAACTCCAAAGTCATTTGCAAAAGCTTGCTTTACAAAAACTAAATTTTCAATCCTTATTCCATGACTAAGCCTTCGATAAAGACCAGGCTCAATTGAAACCACTTCAGATCCTTTAAAAGGATAACTAGAATTAGGACTAATAGAAACTGGAAGTTCATGAACATTAAGAAAAAATCCAACACCATGACCAGTGCCATGAATAAAATTTAATTCATTTTTTAAAAGCGGCAATCTACAAATTCCATCAAGAAAAGCCCCTGAAGATCCATATGGGAATTTTAAAGAAGCAAGACTAATGAAAGCTTTAAGAACCAAAGTATAGTCACGCTTTTCTTCACTAGAAGCATCTCCTATTAGAAAAACTCTTGTAACATCTGTCGTACCAAGTCCAAAATACGAACCCCCAGAATCAATCAGAAGAAGACCTTTTGTATTTATTTTCTTACCTCTTTTAGGCTTATAATGTGGAAGAGCTCCATTTTCTTTAAAACCAACTATTGAGTCAAAACTAGAACTAAAAAAATTTTTATTCAATTTTCTAAACTGCAAAAGCATATCAGAAATATCTATTTCATCTAATTTAGCCAATTCGGCCATACTTAGACTTTTAAATTTATGTAAAAATTTAATCAAGCCAACAGCATCAATAATATGAGCTTCTTTAATCTTAAGAAGTTCATAATCCGTTTTTGATGCCTTAAGATCGCTTACAATACTCTCTCCCAAAATCACATTAGCCTCACCAAGAACCTTTAAAACCTTAACATTAGCATAAAATGAAACAAAGAATTTACCTTTATGCTTTATTTTCTCTAGAAAATAGTAAAAATCGCTGTAAGCCTCTATTTCAAAATTATCCATTTCAAGCGTTTCTTTAACGCTTGAATCAAGTTTTTTTGTATCAATAAAAAGAACGTTTTTCTGATCCTTATTCCTAGATATTAAAAGAAACGAATAAAACAATGCGGATTCTTTAATATCCGACCCTCTTAAATTCAATATCCAAGCAATCTCATCAAGAGCAGTAATAACATAAAAATCTGCCAAATTCTTTTCCAAACTTAAATGAATAGATTTGATCTTTTCAGCTCTTTTATTATTCCTCTCAGCATCAATCAATTCAAATATATGGCTAAGCTCAAGCTGGGGTCTAGATTCCCAAATTAAATCAATTAGATCTTGATTTAAAACACTAATATGTGTATTTTTACATTTCTCAGAAAACTCTTTATAAAACTTTATGCTAATCTCATCAGAGTAAATTCCAAGTTTTAATTCTTGTAAATTTGAATTTATATATGTAAAAACATCGGGGGACCCTTTTACTCCAAGCTTTATTAATGCAACTTCAGTTCCCTTAAGTTCTTGATCAGCTTGTAAAAAATACCTGCCGTCTGTAAAAAGGACGGCTTTTGACAATGTTACAATTACCGTGCCCAAACTACCAGAAAAGCCTGTAATAAACTTACGAGTACTATACCTTTCATGAGAATATTCACTAAAATGAGGATCATAACCTGCTACCAAATAAGCATCAATTCCATTTTTTCTCATATGCTCTCTAAGCAAAGCTAATCTTTTATTAATACCCAAAAAAATCCCCTTTACACAACCTTATTAACACTATTATAGCAAATAATTATTAATTTAAAAAAAATTTTTTATTTGATATAATTTAGCTTGAAATTAACTCCTAAAGGATAAAATATGAAAAATATTAAAGCGGTTGCCTCTGATCTTGATGGGACTCTCTTGCTATCAAAAAGCTATATTGGAGCATTTACAGAACTTGTAATTAAAAAATTAACAAAAGAAAAAAAGAAATTCATAATAGCAACAGGCAGAAGCAAAAATGAAATCATTCAAATTACAAAAAAAATAGATCAACTGCAAGTTTCATTTTTTATTACATTGAACGGTGCAAAAGTTTACAACCAAGAATGGAAATTAATAAAAAGTCATAATTTGTCTCCTGAAGTGGTAAAGAAGATTTTAAGCCTAAGAGAAAAGAAGTTTAGCTACATACCACATTTTTTACATAAAGCAGATCAATACGACGACCAATTAAATATTGACATTAAGACTAAAATCGCAATTGATGAATGCAAAAAATTAAAAAAAGAATCCAATATTTTCAGACATGGAATAGTTAGCCCAATCAATAAAATTCAAGAAATCAAAGACTTTAGCGAGCTTGAAAATTTTGAAAATGTTGCAAAAATAATATTGGCCGGTAGAGAAGAAAGTCTAATAGAATATGAAGCAATGATTTTAGAAAAATACAAAGGAGAAATAAATGCATACCTTTCTACTCCAAATTCACTAGAAATTGTAGATCATAAAGTATCCAAAGGGAATGCATTAAAAGAAGTTCTTAAAATTATTAATATTGATTTAAGCGAAACCATAGCTTTTGGCGATGGATTTAATGATACTGATATGCTAGAAAATGTAAAAAAGGGATTGCTAATGGGAAATGCAAATTATAGATTAAAAGCAATGCTTCCTTACTTAGAAGTAATAGGAACAAATGATGAAGAAGCTGTTGCAAATTACATTAACGAGAATGTTTTAGAAGAACCTATCTAGGAGGAATAAATGGAGAAAGATTTAATAATATATGCAGAACTTATAATTTTAAAAGGAATTAATTTACAAAAAAATCAATGTGTTCTAATTCAAGGCTCAATTGAAAATTACAACTTTTTAAAAATATTAGCAAAAAAAGCTTATGAATATGGAGCTAAATATGTCAAACTAAATATTAAAGACATTGATATTTTAAAATCAAGATTAGAATTCTCGCAAGAGAAAAACTTAGAATTCATTCCAAATGCCGAAAAAAGCTTTTTAAAAGAAATAGTTCAAGATAAATGGGCAAGAATTAGCGTCGATGATACAGAAAATTTTGAAGAATTAAAAGAGAACATTGGTCAAAAAATGTCAATTTATCAAAAAGCTTTAAATCTAACAAGCAAAACCTTGTCACAAGCAATAATGAGTAACGAAATAGCATGGTGTGTTGTTTGTGCACCAGGTCCAAAATGGGCTTCCAAAGTTTTAAATAAAAAAGAAGGAAATGAAACTTTAGAAGAATTTTTCAAAATACAAAAGAAAATATTGCTACTTGATGGAGAGAATACAATAAAAAATTGGGAATCCCATGGAGAAAAACTTAACAAAAGATGTAAAATCTTAAACGAACTCAACCTAGAAAAAGTAATTTTTAAAACCGAAAAAACAAACCTAGAAGTGTATTTACTTGAAACCTCTTTATGGACAGGTGGAAGCGAAAAAGTCAAAGGAACAGAAATAAAATTTAATGCGAATGTACCAACAGAAGAGGTTTTTACAACTCCAAACTATAAAAAAACAAAAGGAATTGTATACGCAACTCGCCCTGTCATGGTACTTGGAGCACTAATATCTGGAATATGGTTAAAATTCGAAAATGGAAAAGTCGTTGATTTTGGCTGTAGGGATGAAAAACAAAAAGAAATATTAAAATCACACATTGAAACTGACATTCAATCAAAATATATAGGAGAAGTAGCATTGGTTGACAGCAGCTCCCCTATTTATCAAAGCAATCTTACTTTTTACAACACATTATACGATGAGAATGCAAGTTGCCACATAGCGCTAGGAGCTGCATATCCATCTTGTTTAAGCAATGAAGAAGATTTAAAAACCGACACCGATAAACTAACTTATGGATGCAACGTTTCATTAGTACATACAGATTTAATGATTGGAAGCGATAAATTGAATGTCATTGGTGTAGACAAAAATGGAAAAGAACACATAATAATAAAAGCTGGCAAATTCGAAATATAAAGGAGGGTTTAATAATGCTAAGGGCATTGCTTACCAATGATCTTTTTTTATCTTGTCTTTTATCGGGAATTTCTGCTCAAGTGATTAAATATGGTATTCAAACCGTAAAAACAAGAAAGTTAAAACTAACACCAATACATCTTTTAAAAAAAATTTTCCTAGAAACAGGGGGCATGCCAAGCAGTCATTCATCAACAGTTACTGCTCTTTCAACCTCAATTGCACTAACTGAAGGAATAGATACAAATTTTATAATAGCTCTTGCCTTTGCCCTTATTACAATAAGAGATTCTTTCGGGGTGAGATATATGTCCGGAGTTCAAGCAGAATATTTAAACGCATTATCAGAAAAATTAAAAAAAGAAATAAAAATTGATACAACAGAAATAAAAGTGGTCAAAGGACATAAAAAGAAAGAAGTTCTAACCGGCATAATAATAGGAATAATCTCTGCATATATTGTGTGCTATTTATAGCATAGGAAAAAATAAATGGTTCGTTTTCTAAGTTTTTTATATTTAACTACAACAATGTCACTTATCAATTCCTGCGATGTAGCTCAATTTGGAGATTATAAACCCCTATACTTTGAAAATGAAGTCGATCTAAAAACTGCTAATGAATATATAAATTCACTAGGATATAAAACAATCTCAGAATACACAACAAAAATTGACATTCTAGACTTTCCCGAAAATAAAAAAATCACAATAAATGAGGCAAACAAACTTAACAACCTTGATATGAGAAAAAATATATTTTTAAACAAACTCCCTAATCTTTTCAACATTGGATATAAAAAAATTCTTTATGTTGAAAACAAGTTTAAAACTATAAATTTTCAAAAATTAAAAAAAGAGCTCAAAATTAATGCTGAAATGCATTCTCTTGACTATAAAACAAAAATTAACTTCATTTATAGCATAATATTTCTAATCATAATAATTTTATTAATTTTTTTAGACCCATCAAGTTCTATATTTACTTTAATTTTTCTATTAATTTCATCCTTTATTTTTATAATAAGCAAAGAAATAATGTATTTTTATCCATTTACAGTTTTCTCTTATTTATTATTTTTAATAATCAATAATTTTAACAAAAATTACAATAAAATATATTTAAAAGAAATTAATTTTTTAACACTGATGAAAAAAATAAAACACTTGTTATTTTTATTTATATTCACAACCCTATATTTCATTGCAATCACAACCTTTCTTACTGCAAATATTGATCCTGTTTTTATTGCATTTATTGCAATACCAACCCTTTGCATTTTCTTAATTTTAAGCTGGATCAAAACAGAAAGCAACTTTAAAGATACATTCTTATTCCCAATTGAAATTAAAGAGAAAAAAAAACAAGAAAAAAAAGATTTAAAATCAAAAATAGCAATACACTTACTACTATTTACTCTCTCGTTAATACCATTCGCTTATTCAAGCTACATGCTAAATTCTTATAAAAACATCAACTACCTTTACAGTAAAAAATTAAATTATTTTGATTACTTAAATCCTAACAATATTTATATAATGCTAGGGTATAACAAAGAAATGCCCAATATTGTAGGATATCTATCACACATTCTTCATCAAAACGAACTAAAATACAATATTGACGCTAAATATGGGGAAATTCCTAAAAATATAAAAGAAAATTACTTTGAAATTAAAAACGACAAAA
The nucleotide sequence above comes from Borrelia maritima. Encoded proteins:
- a CDS encoding 16S rRNA (uracil(1498)-N(3))-methyltransferase codes for the protein MNLMLITFDEFKKGISLNDARTEHLIKILKLKDNDKFKFGIIGEKNIYHCIYKKDKKLFFKKISKIGESNKLKKLNVLIGMIRPIVAKRIIKELASIGICEIIFFNAELTEKSYLNSKIFKNNDYEKYLIAGAMQGGVTYLPKIKIIKNLKDSLKYIKQKNFEIKILLEKDSKKNLMDIKQADNLTIIVGPERGFTEKEKQLITQNNFSSYSISSNILRTETAIIAGSIIAAAKLINM
- the ybeY gene encoding rRNA maturation RNase YbeY; the encoded protein is MSKSDLNLLVENIKFEHLSVFYDFILSVLNTLSISDFELSVILCDNVYIQKLNNKFRNKDEPTDVLSFNYNELNEDLVDSINYKIQGDLIISFEYLKFSSQEFNVEIYEELQRVTIHGILHLMGYKHETNDFQKEGMLILQENILRKNKRVF
- the fmt gene encoding methionyl-tRNA formyltransferase — translated: MKIFFVSSSSIALEVFKEIVRHYEVVGVLTLPDKPKGRGQKLSQNAIKMEAVARGIKVFDPLILDDNTLNLIRGLNPDLMLVFSYGKIFKKEFLDIFPKGCINVHPSLLPKYRGVSPIQSAILNGDCVSGITIQSMALEMDSGNILVQKSFKIRSYDTSYDISKLVSSLSPSLVLEALEKISKGFSGIPQKSSDVTFCSFLKKELGFIDFNLSAFEIKNRINACNPWPLVRAKLDFGEIIFHRADSLEIDLYKKKKVGEIIDFDPERGLFVNAGEGILLLLEVQRPGRKVLDFKSFYNGSRHLIGQVFSSIGGVY
- a CDS encoding hemolysin family protein yields the protein MLGFFNFKNKKKKKGSPKNDIEDKSNIETSLIKNFNALKETIVKEIMVPRIGVIFVDYAKSKDELLKVVTSSSHSRFPVYHGTIDNIVGIIHTRDILLHMCKKDFYEIDLKDIMRKVMFVPESKKTDSLLKEFQENHVHIAIVVDEYGGVSGLVTLEDILEEIVGDIQDEFDNELDEIVFLDDGSYLCDARILIEDLNEKLNLNLPNGDFDTLGGFVYDLFGRIPLKNEKVEYGNLVFSIKNMHQRNIKVIKISNKEGL
- the def gene encoding peptide deformylase, which translates into the protein MEMVFYPNDLLRVKTKQIDNIDNKIRDYAKKMIELMDISGGVGLAAPQVGLDLSLFVVRENKMVKPLVFINPLITETSYELNSYKEGCLSIPGVYYDLMRPKAIMINFYDENGKSLTIENSDFLARIIQHEMDHLNGVLFIDYYEERLRNKLLKPYMRERGFKGK
- the trxA gene encoding thioredoxin, producing the protein MAISLTKEDFIAKVFDYENDKEWSFKGERSAIIDFYADWCGPCRMLSPVFEKLSKKYENSIDFYKVDTDKEQDIASVLKVQSLPTILFIPVDGKPKVSVGFLQEDAFENIIKDFFGF
- a CDS encoding tetratricopeptide repeat protein, producing the protein MNFNRFLMLFLFKMLFFFNFSALLASSDNTALGYYQKAHEYYLSKRYYDAIDELVEAIKINPNYYEAYKFIASIYYFLKIYTQAQFFIEKAYKMSNEDIEYKILYANILLKNNKIDQAKKIYSEVLVKQKNNIDALVGLASIFEKNGLFIAAANYYLSILDYSQNNYSAFEHLIDIYQRLGMHDKIRHLINKVRVNFLSFPDFHKRVAEFYISVNNLGLAEKYALNYLALIESSYKDFGVVDAYRLLALVYLHEFKYEDAIEALQKAILVNKDSDELYYLLGYSYLKFGNVENAILNLERAKNLKKDLEFYNIALEESFFASNFRNFLKNDSNVKISKHYENEGLKAFKSLNLNKALFHAKNAVDIWPDNDSARFLLSKIYKLMNLDIMAYEQLFYLAKQRGSTDSRILDFYDVVSFDVRKSLFYKYGYKSISDFNKLYDDRMVYRIAIFTKSENKVFGANDLILRYAERVLERNLNIEIVNYNFDYNKNRDYMINNFSEGFSYSRNNNLDLFLIFDFNADILKNSATLVVNIFSGKTGIKVGSFSYNVGGVNYLSNALNSLSKDFHDYLPKKGKILQIKNDDALINLGQVNGVVKGDVFLILKEGALNGDTRDSSFIVYKKSDILGEILVEDISDYISRGTMKSSTFLKDYIQEGATVLVKR
- a CDS encoding PASTA domain-containing protein, whose amino-acid sequence is MFKDKLDLTQSDKNCNDEILILPKTTIKGLLLVIFGSLIVAFAVFFMVLENKEIAVVPNLYSLSIEDAILELQRKDLIPHIEFKFSSSALDKGKVIEQGPKPGTVLRHNNKVIIFISKGAVINSVDSFIGKNIDDVIINLKANSFDNSKLLYHIVKPLEVESELPKGIIIRQNPSPGSQISSLTDLQFLISKGKDRLDKYAKNYVGIYYKDVVVSLLNDNINFDIDLVNTSDFGNVVSQSILPGTKINESNRILITIARPKVDNKIAFGILTYKLRQHPSYVDISVRLKGLDGENSLIYSFKSMGGLIKLPYEVYKGSKIELYIYDKLINQTVIN